One part of the Streptomyces nigra genome encodes these proteins:
- a CDS encoding peptidoglycan-binding domain-containing protein, with translation MSEPDRLVCPACGAPRASDGTPACDCGDRAADARSQARTAEVAAAEDFDPVRIRPFVGLDETDGTGAEAPPPADRTEETTPLSPATDDEPPTAEPGPKRPRRRRAPLIAGAGALLAVAVTGASFGGLFGYDSPARDGAADDGLRAPLPGTPAETGTGAGTTPGPVSTAPSSPSANSPSATRSTGASPTAAQASGTASATPSGAAPTSGPEPTPTGPAGEPPVLRPGDEGPEVVELQLRLRRTGLYGGEADGVYGRSVENAVRAYQLTRVVLDDESGVYGQPTRAALESETPEP, from the coding sequence GTGAGCGAACCCGACCGCCTCGTCTGCCCTGCGTGCGGCGCCCCCAGGGCGTCCGACGGCACCCCCGCGTGCGACTGCGGCGACCGGGCCGCCGACGCCCGCAGCCAGGCCCGTACGGCGGAGGTCGCGGCCGCGGAGGACTTCGATCCGGTGCGGATCCGCCCGTTCGTGGGCCTGGACGAGACGGACGGCACCGGAGCGGAAGCGCCACCACCGGCCGACCGGACCGAGGAGACGACACCCCTCTCCCCCGCCACCGACGACGAGCCGCCCACTGCCGAGCCCGGGCCGAAGCGCCCCAGGCGCCGTCGCGCCCCGCTGATCGCCGGGGCCGGCGCCCTGCTGGCGGTGGCGGTGACGGGCGCCTCCTTCGGCGGCCTGTTCGGCTACGACAGCCCGGCCCGGGACGGCGCCGCCGACGACGGCCTGCGGGCCCCGCTGCCCGGCACCCCGGCCGAGACCGGCACCGGAGCAGGCACCACCCCCGGCCCGGTGTCCACGGCACCGTCGTCGCCGTCGGCCAACTCCCCCTCGGCGACCCGGTCGACCGGCGCATCCCCCACGGCGGCGCAGGCGTCCGGAACCGCGTCGGCGACACCGTCCGGTGCGGCCCCGACCAGTGGCCCGGAGCCCACGCCGACCGGACCGGCGGGCGAACCGCCGGTCCTCCGCCCGGGCGACGAGGGCCCCGAGGTAGTCGAACTACAGCTCCGGCTGCGCCGGACCGGCCTCTACGGCGGCGAGGCCGACGGTGTCTACGGCCGCTCCGTCGAGAACGCGGTCCGCGCCTACCAGCTGACCCGTGTCGTCCTCGACGACGAGTCCGGCGTCTACGGGCAGCCGACCCGCGCGGCCCTGGAGTCCGAGACTCCCGAACCCTGA
- a CDS encoding collagenase produces MRYRFVLPGRLASALAAGVALTTTMTVPALAARPDPTPVVAPASTPAPPPTGTSSGPAVRERPVSPAQVPPLTPAHLPARKAAASAACTPADFGSRTGAALVAFVEASTTDCVNSLFAVGATDARAVFRESQMVTVADAFTRVARTYRGDNSARISQLVLFLRAGYYVQFNHPDATGPYGTALTRATTRGLDTFFARPRSRDVTAANGDVLSEVVILTDSADRQARYLDVYQRVLDDYDHSYDGIPSMLAAVNAVHTPLWRGHWNPDYVRAVTADRSVVYTLHTFALAHLDLLGTERGYLTSNAGMNLARHVEHPGQRTAVRPRIRHLLDTARITGPTAGLWVSVATQADTYDGDNCAYYGICDLRGRLLRAALPITHRCDATRTIRAQSLSRTDLDAACASVLGQDAYVHDVVRDPGPIPGQHLSTLDLYVFAGREDYRTYAGAIFGISTDNGGMTLIGDPDDPGNEPFAVMYRKSEDTGHAARIWNLNHEYTHYLDARDNLKGDFAQQTSVPDVWWIEGFAEYVSYGYRGLTYTNAVAEAGRHTYRLSTLFGNTYANSDVTRTYAWGYLAVRYMLERHPAEVHRMLERFRAGDYAGGHAVYATGIGTRYDADFDAWLTECAAGACAA; encoded by the coding sequence ATGCGCTACCGCTTCGTGCTGCCCGGACGCCTGGCGTCCGCACTGGCCGCCGGTGTCGCCCTCACCACGACGATGACGGTCCCCGCCCTGGCCGCGCGGCCCGACCCCACTCCTGTCGTCGCGCCCGCGAGTACACCGGCCCCGCCCCCCACCGGCACCTCCTCCGGTCCCGCCGTCCGGGAACGGCCGGTCAGCCCGGCCCAGGTGCCGCCCCTCACCCCGGCCCACCTCCCCGCCCGCAAGGCCGCCGCGTCCGCCGCCTGCACCCCCGCCGACTTCGGCAGCCGTACCGGGGCGGCGCTCGTCGCCTTCGTCGAGGCCTCCACCACGGACTGCGTGAACAGCCTCTTCGCGGTCGGCGCCACGGACGCCCGCGCCGTCTTCCGGGAGTCCCAGATGGTCACGGTCGCCGACGCGTTCACGCGCGTAGCGCGGACGTACCGCGGCGACAACAGCGCCCGCATCAGCCAGCTCGTCCTCTTCCTGCGGGCCGGCTACTACGTGCAGTTCAACCACCCCGACGCCACCGGCCCCTACGGCACCGCCCTCACCCGGGCCACCACCCGCGGCCTGGACACCTTCTTCGCACGCCCGCGGTCCCGCGATGTCACGGCGGCCAACGGCGACGTGCTGAGCGAGGTCGTCATCCTCACCGACAGCGCCGACCGGCAGGCCCGCTACCTCGACGTCTACCAGCGCGTCCTGGACGACTACGACCACTCCTACGACGGCATCCCCAGCATGCTCGCCGCCGTCAACGCCGTGCACACCCCGCTCTGGCGCGGCCACTGGAACCCCGACTACGTCCGGGCGGTCACCGCCGACCGGTCCGTCGTGTACACCCTGCACACCTTCGCCCTCGCCCATCTCGACCTGCTGGGCACCGAGCGCGGCTACCTCACCTCCAACGCCGGGATGAACCTGGCGCGGCACGTCGAGCACCCCGGCCAGCGGACCGCCGTCCGGCCCCGGATACGGCACCTGCTGGACACCGCCCGGATCACCGGCCCCACCGCCGGGCTCTGGGTGAGCGTCGCCACCCAGGCCGACACCTACGACGGTGACAACTGCGCGTACTACGGCATCTGCGACCTGCGCGGCCGGCTGCTGCGCGCGGCCCTGCCGATCACCCACCGCTGTGACGCCACCCGCACGATCCGCGCCCAGTCCCTGAGCCGGACCGACCTCGACGCGGCGTGCGCCAGCGTGCTCGGCCAGGACGCCTACGTCCACGACGTCGTCCGGGACCCCGGCCCCATCCCGGGCCAGCACCTGTCCACGCTCGACCTCTACGTCTTCGCCGGGCGCGAGGACTACCGCACCTACGCCGGCGCGATCTTCGGCATCAGCACCGACAACGGCGGCATGACCCTCATCGGCGATCCCGACGACCCCGGGAACGAGCCCTTCGCGGTCATGTACCGCAAGAGCGAGGACACCGGGCACGCCGCCCGCATCTGGAACCTCAACCACGAGTACACGCACTACCTGGACGCCCGCGACAACCTGAAGGGCGACTTCGCCCAGCAGACCTCGGTGCCGGACGTCTGGTGGATCGAGGGCTTCGCCGAGTACGTCTCCTACGGCTACCGGGGCCTCACGTACACGAACGCGGTCGCCGAGGCCGGCCGGCACACCTACCGGCTGAGCACGCTGTTCGGGAACACGTACGCCAACAGCGACGTCACCCGCACCTACGCCTGGGGATATCTGGCGGTCCGCTACATGCTCGAACGGCACCCGGCCGAGGTGCACCGCATGCTGGAGCGGTTCCGCGCGGGTGACTACGCGGGCGGGCACGCCGTGTACGCCACCGGGATCGGCACCCGTTACGACGCCGACTTCGACGCCTGGCTGACGGAGTGCGCGGCGGGCGCGTGCGCAGCCTGA